The window TTATCCAGCATTTCTCTTAACGAAATAATTTTACGTATCATATAAATATATCGAATGGATTTTTTTTATTGTTGCTTTTATTTTTTCAAAAAAATATACTATTGGCAAAATTATTTTTAAAAATCGGAGGATATTATGCAAATCCGCTTCAGTTTTGTTCTGGTAAATGATCAGGAAAAAGCTCTACAATTTTACACTAAAATTCTGGGCTTTAGAAAAATGGCCGACCTAGCTTTTGGTGATATGCGCTGGTTAAGCGTGGTTTCCAAAGAAAAAGATGGCGGCGTTGAACTGGTCCTAGAGCCGATTAATTTCCCTCCGGCGAAAACGTACCAGAAAGCTCTTTATAAAGCCGGAATGCCCGCGACTTCGTTTCAAACTAACGACATTCAAAAAGAATTCAATAAACTCAAAAAACATGGTGTAACTTTTAAAGGTGAACCCGAAAACTTCGGACTTATAACATCAGTCCTTTTTGATGATACCTGCGGGAACTGGATAAATCTGGTGCAGGCGAATTCATAGAAAAATTATTTCGGACATCAAGATTTTTGAACCTAACGACAGCTAGTCCAAACGCTGAAAGCGTATCGGTTCTGATCTTATCATAATTAATTTGTTCTTCCTGATAATAATGTCCGCCACCCACTTCAACAACAAGTAGAGCTTTTGCACAATAAAAATCCACAATATAATGCCCAATTAC of the Candidatus Margulisiibacteriota bacterium genome contains:
- a CDS encoding VOC family protein produces the protein MQIRFSFVLVNDQEKALQFYTKILGFRKMADLAFGDMRWLSVVSKEKDGGVELVLEPINFPPAKTYQKALYKAGMPATSFQTNDIQKEFNKLKKHGVTFKGEPENFGLITSVLFDDTCGNWINLVQANS